GAGGAAGGGGTGATGAAGACGGGctccttcggctcgcttcagtgcttgcgGTCGTCGCTATGTGGTCTAcagatctggatgtaatttttattattttttatgtttGTTATACTGCAAATGATTGAAAATGAATTGATTCGAAGTTTTCTCGTACAACTTCATCTCCGGAACCGACAAGAGCTGCTGCCCGAGGATTTTGGTTGATCAAGTGACAAAGTGAAAGCTAAGAGAGTATGCATGGGAGTCCCGCCCACATCCGGCATAACTCTGTGCTTGTTCTTGGCAGATAAACCTCTCTCTTGACGGGCACATGGGTATAGCACCATGCTCTCTATCATCATCTGCGCGGTCTCCAAGAACCGCCAACTACCTGAACATAATCTATCTGCAGCGCCAGATAAACAATGCTCGACATCCAAACATGAGTGCACCCGGAGTACTGGTATCCACATAAATAATTCTCGATATCCAAATATGAGTGTACCCGGAGTACTGGTATCCAGATAAAAAATGCTCGATATCCAAGCTTTGAATCAGCACCGGCCGGTATCCCTTCATTTCTTCTGCAATCAAGCCTTTTTCTCTCCTGAAACGAGTGCACAGATTTCGTAGCACAAAAGTCACGAACAGCGCCGTCATATGCTCGGGTAATCGGCGCACTAGCTTACACTTGCAAGAGCCAAATCCGGTAGGGTGGGTTGACCATGCTGCAACTGACGCTGCCGAATCTtttaaaattcagtttcgaccgTTCTGAATTTTATACGGTTGCTTCATTCTCCGTGCAAGAATTTATCAGCATGTAGGAGTAGGACGACGAACGCGTCCGCTCCTGGTGCTCGAATCATGCGTACGTGCGTGCGGTTAATGTGCAACCCGCCCCACGCTCGAGGTCGAGGCAGCAGAAGTCGATCGTTCACGCCAGAATTTCCGACGGCCGCGCCCGGCTGACAGGGCCCCGGTAGCTCGCGCGAGAGGAAGCACGTCAGGTTAAAAGTCTCGCGGAGTATTTACTTGTTTTTTACTCCATGGGAACATCGGTCGCAATCGATCTGTCTACTTCCCTTGCGTGCTCTGCGAAGTAAAGAAACAAGCACTTGCTGGTTTTAGAACGGGTGCATGCGTGTGGCTTGGGCAGCCGATCATAACGGCAAGCAGTTGAGGCAACATTGCCAGCACTAGGAAACATCTTGATCAAGTTCAGAGGAGGCAAGTCCAGTGCGGTGCATATGTCCAATGCTGGAAGTCCAGGCTGTAGCTGGCTAAGCTATCCAGTCCCAGTTCCAGTATGAACATTCATCCCAAAGCCAATCTTCCTTGGCCCGATCTGTCACTTGATTCTTCCGTTCCACGCGTGATGCAGGAAAGTGCAGAAAATAGACGGTCCTTTTCTAGGATGCCGTGCCGGGCGTCGTCGAGGAAACCGTTGCACCCGCCTGCCTTGTTGTGAATCGCGTCTGCCATGTGATGTACTGTGTGGAATTGTTTAGTTGGTTCCGGGTGCGGCGCCCGGAAGCACGCAGGCTTGGTTCCCGGCGCAGCCTTAAAAAACTGTCTCCCTCCCTTGGAGTTGGATCAACCCGCAGTCACACACGGCAAGAGTCACAAGGTTGGACAATGGACGGAGGAGCTGGCCTTCTTTTTCGTGTCGTGTGTGTCGAACTGTCACTGCATGCACACGTAGGAATACTTGCAAGTGGCACGACTCGAAGCATGGGTACGCCGTCACGCCCCCTAATCTATGCTTGGAGCGCTGCGGCCATTTTGGGGTTCACACGTCGGATCCAACCTAACCTTGACCCTATATTTGACCGGGGTTCGAGCCCTGTGCCACTGATCACGCACGCGGACTCCCAGTCAACAGCCCGATTCACGTGTACTCTAGCGCCTGTGTTTCGTGTACataaacagagagagagagagagagaggactctGCTGAATAGCATGCATCGTCGTCCTCGTCGCCTGGCTCGTGGAATGAAACAAGGGAGTCTTTTGACAAGGAGGTTGATCGCCCCATGCCCAAGCAGGTTAAATGGCGATGTTGGTCAATGGTGGAGGGCCTAGACTTGTGTTGGCTGTCGTTTCTTCTTGTTAGTTTCCGTTCCGTAGATGTTCTGGGGGCGTGGTCGTGCCTAGTTCCTGCACTGAAAGCTGCTCGTCTACTtcatctttttctttttctttttcttttttcacaATGGAGGCATAAGATTTGCCTCATCCATTAAATAAGAAGTAGGAGCTTTACAAGTGACCGAACGTACACGACTTCATCTTTTTCTTGAATCAGTTCGAAGACATAAACAGAGAGACAGGCACAGATCATGTTCGTTGAGACACGCCATGGCCATGTCACGTCAATGCTGACTGGGAATAATTAAGCATGTGCAGCCGAGATCGGGCAGGTCGACGTGGCATTCTCTACGGACCACGGCAGGACGAGTTTTCTAGTTGACTGTTGACTTGTCCCCAGACCAAAGCGACAAGTGCCGCCCCCGGGAACTTGGGAGTAAAGAGGGGGTGCAGTGCAGAGCACCATGACGTGCCATGGCGTGCACGATTTTCTTCACCCCGAGCTCTTCCAAGGAGACAGGGTAGCTACGCAAGGCACGCACTGAATCACCGGGTCAGAAGTGTGAAGAGATGATGAACCTAATCCCCAGTTCCACGATGCCGTGTCTGTCCATGGCCCGCGACCGCTCTCCGTCCCGGGCTGTGCAGTTTGATGAATTATGAATGGGCTTAGACCCACATAAGGCAATGATCCCTGGTTAACCTCTAAGGCCCATGAATGTGCACGGTAAGTGGCGGGAAGTTTAGTACCATACTACTGTAGGAAGAGTGAAACATTTTTATAAGGGCTGCTCTACCACTTGCTATTGGGAGTTTGGGAATAGGAATTATACACGCGcgttcctcctccgccgcccgcctcaccTCGCGCGCGCGCCGCGTGTTGCGGGGGAATGAGCCAAGCCGAAGCTTATTTTTTGCCGGTCAGGAATGGTTAATTAGTCATGAGCCTGAGCCAGTGGAGTGACTCGACGCGACTACTTCCGATCCGTCCCCGCCTTCATCCGCCTCTCACATGCTTAGATATCGGTATAAGATGTATACCGTATTTGCCATGTTTACTGTTTACTCGGGGATTAGATTACTCGCGACGGGCCTTGGCGTCAGGTTTGGTGCTGCATGCTTGCCTCAGCTCCCTCACTGAGACTGACTGAACCTCGCTGTCGAGGCGCCAAACTGCTTGTAACCGCCCAGATTTCTGCTTCCCAAGCCAACACCGGAAACGATTCAGTTCGGTGGTGATGCTAGCATATGCTGGAGCCTTTGGAAACAAAGGAACGCTCGGGTCTCCGGAAATCTGCACCAGCACTTCTCTCAAGCTTCTTAGACCGATCGCTATCTCTGTCGAGGAGACTCAGCGGTACGTTCCAGTGTGTGTTATCTGGAACCCTTTGCTCAACACACGTCGTGCGTGGCCTGAGAAAAGCCTCTAGTGAACTCTTTAATTTGATGCATTCTCGAACACATACATGGCACGCCATCGGCGTACTCTcagagagaaagaaaaaatagAAACAGGCCCGTACAGGAGACCTTGAATTGGCTGTACATGCAACCTGGAAGACACGAAATGGCGCAATACCAGATGAACTGTCCACTTGTTCAGCAATTACAAAGGGTTTGATTTGTTCCTGAGGTTCGACACAATTTTTTTTTCTAAACTTTTCAGACTTGTAGACAGCAACTTTATCCGGTGAAGGCTGCCTGAGGCTGATTATTCCGAAGAACTAGCATTGGTCACTACAAAATTCCTTAGTGACGCGCAATTACCGCACCTCTGGGCGAACACCCAGTCTGATATTGCGCCGGTATGCACGGGCTGCGAGATTACACTACATGAGATGACACTCTAGCCAGGACTAAATCTCAATGGGACTATTCTGAGTCTGTTCTTCTATGGCTTCTCTTCGTCCGATTGAGACCCGTTGATGGCGTCCGCAAAGTACTCAACTGGAGATAATACCACATACCACAAATGAGTAAGCCGGTCTCAAACTAAATCATCAAGTCAGGTATATATATGATGATTAATTCGCAATTCATAGCCGAGATAAATTACAGCACAAGCAAAATTACCTATGTCATCATGGTTACCTATGTCATCATGGTCTGGGGAATCAAGTAAGAGATCCGAGTCTGAGGGCAGGAAAGGGGTACCCGCATAATTCTCAAGAGCCTCCAAGTCTGAACATGAACATGGAATACCAACAGTGTGATCAAAATTTTAGAATGACAGGCAAGTAGGACGCAGAAAATAAATCTGGCAGTACAGATATTGTATTACTTGACAGCAATCAGCCCACAGAACTAGCTAACAAATGTAGGCTATGTTCACCTTTTCATGctgagtactccctccgttcctaaatataagtttttctagagattccaatgcagactacatacggagcaaaatgagtgaatctaccttctaaaatatgtctatatacattcgtattggaatctctaaaaagacttatatttaggaacggagggagtagatcatAGTTTACTGTTTCCAAAGAGCTGCTTATCAAAAGAAATACTATCAATTAAAGTCATGCTACCAAAGCCAGAAGATTACCTCCTAAACTTGTCAAATCTGCTGTAAGATCAGAGAGGCTGAAATTCCAGAGCTGCCCCAAGGATCGGATGGATTCCCTTGACGACCCATCTGCCCCTAATTGCAGAGGTCCTGTGTTCCCTATCTCAGATCCAAATGCTGAATCCAGGACTGATGTATCCATGGCCATCCCTGGTATCTCAGATGGAGTGAAAGGAGCATGGCTTGATGCTGCTGATGAGGGACTCACAGCCATATCAGATGACATAGCACCAGCATGTGCAACTTCAGGTGCACCGTTGTCCACAACCATGCTTCAGGCAACATCAGAAAAATATAATATTAGCCAtgaacatgaatagcaagagcaAAAGACTTTCTGCAAGACAATAAGTCAGAAGGCTGCAACCTGCAATACTAATTCCTATATTTGTATTTGTAGAAATAACAGCTTTCGGACATCGGTTAAAAAAATGAACAACGTTGCAGAAACATCAGATGACATCAGGTGATTTTTCTTGGTGCAAGTACCTTTCACTTTTTAGCGGAAAGATGATAAATAAGCATCATAATTAAAGTGGATAAATTAGTGAATAGCATGTTGTGACATTACTGAAGAATGAACAGGCGATTTTTCTGGTGCAAGTACCTTTCACTTTTTAGCGGAAAGATGATAAATAAGCATCATAATTAAAGTGGATAAATTAGTGAATAGCATGTTGTGACATTACTGAAGAATCGACCACTTGAGTAAGCATTTATTCCCTAGCAGTTTGACTAGTGCGGCACAAAGAACTGTATATGCCTTACCCCAGTATGTGTATATGCGGATATGCTCCAACTATATAGACAGAAGCAACACCCAAGATAAAATGTTTCAATGTTTTGATATGCATACAAAGATAAAATATGATTTGCCAGACAAAATATTCTCAAGAACATGATTAAACCAATAAATCCCACAATGCAAATATCAAGCATAAAGGGAGAAAAGAACATGGTTAAACCGATAAAGGTAATGCTTACTCATTTCCAGAGTTCATGCGCATTGGATGATAACCACCTGGTGCAGGGATCCCATTCACTACATGACCACTGGATAGACCACAAACCATCGGATCAATGTGAGGCTGGCCGGGAGCAGGCATCAGAGGTTGCTGAAGTACTGGATACCCCATCGGTAGATTGTTAACTGCACCAGATCTGGGCTTGAGTTCAATAGCAATGGTAATTGTATTATACATTTTTAAATGTCTAAACCAGTCAATGATTACAGCTAAAACCTGAAACTTAGCCAGATCATGCTAAAGCTGCACCATGAAACTCGGTACTAGTGCAGAAACAAAAACATCACTGTAAGATCTTTAATCCTATAATTATATCATTTAGAGTCTTTCCACACCAAGCCAACACTGATGCGGTAAATGAGGATAATATGGACCCAAGAAAGCAGAGAAAAAGTGTGGTTACTTATGATAAGATATTTTGATATAAGGTGTGGACTTGTAATTTTTTTCTCAGTAAAATTACAGGAAAGGGAAGGAAATTTCCTGATAGAAAATGTGCACATTTCCTTCTGAAGGCAAACTGTAGTAAACATAATAGCTATGTAGAGAAGATAGCATACTGGAAATCCCAAACTACAATGCACTTGTTTAGCCTCTTTTGAAGCTAGATGTGTTAAACAGGGCATTACCTGGCAAAGGATGCATTCCATTTTGCATGGGAGCCAGCGGAACATTCGGAGGTGCTGGATATTTCATCAAGTTATACTGGTGCTGCAATAAATGGTTGAACAAGACAATCTGTCTTTTCAATTTCAATCTTATATAGTAAGCCCGAAAGAATTCAGAGTTCTCTTCTTCAAGTTTCTGCCATACTGAAAATACAAAAAGTATAAACGAAAATGAGCAGAAAGACTTTAGAACTCCAATGGATGAATGTCTAGATGCTTGAAGTTCACATTTTGTGTTTGTCCTGAGCAATTACCATCCATGTAAGTATCGATGAATAGGCCAAACAGGTAAGTACAAGGCTACAACTTCATTTTATTGAGCAAATTTGTTCATCAATATGATGGGCAGGATTTGTGCATGCCTCTTGAGCAAGATGTAACTTTCATACTGTAAGAAATAGTACCATATTACTGATTGGAGCCCGAATTACAAGAAGCTAACACACAAATAAACTAGTATGTAGAAAAAAGAACTCGAAACAAGAATATCATCAGCAACTGAATTTGCAACATCACCTAAAGTAGTGAAGCCAGGTTCTATTCTAGCACGAGTAGAAAGTGTCCTAACAACCTCTCCTTTGGTCATGTACAGCTGCAGACAGCGCTCTATCAAATTTTGGACCTGCAACATGATGTCAAGTTTCATTAATTACAAGAGTGTGGAACCCCCACTGCAGAGGGATGTAATCTGGTAATAAATTAGCATCCAAGAAGCTAAAGAATACAGAACAGCTAAACGTCTTACAAGTTCAATGTCTTCACGGGAGACTTTTCTATTATCATTGTTAGCGACTGCCACAGAACCGGGATCTCCTGCAGGTGCATCAGTGGCCATTGTGTTTAGTTGGTTACTTTGCACTTCATTAGTACCCTGGGGTGACATCTGCAACTCTGTGGTGCTCTGAATATCCTGTAGGAAATGTCCATAAGTAACATAAATCAATCACCTgctaaaagaaaaagaaaaacactgAAAACAGTAACAGTCAATTATGAGTGGTAATAATAAGAAGAAAAGGATGTCTTGGCATTGAGGAACAATTCTCTCACAAATATTATGTGTTAACGTTTAATCCTATATTCACCACATTACTATAGAAGTATTTTGTTAGCAGTTACCAAGAAAAGCTGTAGCAAAACTCTGGTTCATGTGCAATTCATAATGTATAGTCATCTCACTCTCTAGTCTGGTGAATAAATATTCTATCCACTTTCACCATCTGGTTAGACCAACCAGAACTAATTTTACGCTCAAAGGTAAAGATAATTACGAACGGGATTTTCAGTGACAACTGATAATAGCAAGCAAATTCACCTGAGAATCCTTCATTGCAGCTTATCTGCTTATGACATAAGAAATAGCTAAATCCAGGATCAATGCTTATCCTGATAGGAAAATTATACCAATGGTTATGCTAGAATGCATTGAGAAATGTTGTCACGTTTAACAAGAATAGAAACTCGAAAATAAACATCAAACTATTGCAGTGCACCTTAAAATAGCCTTGCTGGAAACTGCCATATCAGCTTTCCAATTCATTTCATTCTAGACTAGGAGGCTAATGAGCTTCAAACTTTTGGTCAAATGAtgcaaaaaaggaagaaaaaaagtgCAGTGACATGATAGAGAGAACGAAGTATGAGGGTCCTTTTAAGGTATAAGAAAACACTATTCTACTGCAAGTATGGCATTGTGGCATTCATAAGATGAAACGATACTGGCACTTCAATCAAATTGATGATGACATCAATCGGGAAAGGTAGAAATTAGATGGTGCTTAAATAAGAACTTGTTGCAGGTTTCATCAAAAATGAATTTGCACAAGCATCTACAAAAATATTGCGTGCTTTCTTTGCTTTCTTTTGAAAGAATAAGGAAATGTGTAATGTAGGTTTTAAACTACTAAAAGGGCATCCCGGTGTACgtagctcccgcttgcgcagggtCCGGGGAAGTGTCCGTCCGGGGAAGTgtccgaccactttgggtctaTTGTGCGTAGCCTTTCCCTACATTTCTGCAAGAGGCTGTTTCCAGGACTCGAACCCGTGACCTCATGGTCACAAGGCAACAGCTTTACCGCTGCGCCGAGGCTCCCCTTCGTAGGTTTTAAATTACTGATAATATCAATTGTCGTTAAAAAAGAGGTTTGATATTACTTAATGGCATGGAACAGGAAGCAGTAGCATCCCCAAGAAGTGCCATTTCATACGCTGAAAGACATCACTGAACTTAACTTCTTAACTCTGGTGTACCAAACAGATATGAAAGTGCAATCTTATTGTCAGAAATTGAACAGGATTTGTGAGATTGGCCATCTAAGAATCTTGGAAGAAGAACAGCATGCCAAATACTAAATTGCTGACAATAGGTACTCACTTAACATCAGATTTAACATATCAGCCCAACTGTCTGAAACTGGAGCACTAGTTTTAAAAGCAAAGCAAAGAACTTGGAATGGTTGGGAAAACAAGAAAGTGAGTGTACGAAAATGAACATCCCCCAATCACTTGTCCCAATTCACTGATATACACTTGCAGTACGGCTCGGGTACAAAAGGAATCGTTCAGCAATCTTGATACCACGCAGGGGCGGACTCAACTCAACGTGCGGCATGGAAATTCAGGAAACACACAATCATTTGGGAAACCAGCTGCGCAGCTCCTGGGTAAATCCCGTAGGGGCTGCTCAGATCGACCTCGCGCGGTACAAATCGAGCCATGGGCGGACGGATTAGACTGATAGGGTACCAGTCAGCAAACAAATCGGCAACTAAAACTGAATGGAAAGAAAGAATGGTTCGGATTTTGGTTGCTAGTTGCCACGGCAAATAACGAGACGAACTGAGTGCTTACCGAGGAAAGAAGAAATCAATCCATCCGGCCAGGCTTAGGGCTCTTACCAAGGAAAGAAGAAATCAATCCGCGCCGGTCCAGTGCCGGCAACCAGTGAGGCTGGCTTTGCTGCGTCGCCGTGCTCTCGTCGCCGCCGGGAGACCAAATCGCGACGAAGGAGGGAGCACCGGCTGCTGGAAAATGGGGCTGAGAAGGGGGCGAATTTGGGGGGAGAAATCTGTGAGGAGAGAAGGCGACGGGAAGGAAGGATGAACGTTGGAAACGGGGCAAATCCACGATTTTGGTCGGTTTATATAGGAGACACCAGTATTACAAAGGTGTGCTATCGAATTGGCCAAGAGAAGGCCCCGCCGTCTGCCATCACACACAGTCTATGTTGAAAACCCTGACCTCTCAGTAAATTTTGGATTTAAACCCTAACCAaattaatactccctctgtaaccAAATTAATACTCTCTCCGTAACCAAGATTTGGTTACAAAGGGAGTACTGTTTAGTGCGTGTATGCCTGTATTAGCTCGTTTGGTGTGGATttaaggcctcctttggtttagAGGAATCTTGTAGAATTTCATAGGATAGGATTTCTATAGGAAAAATTCCTTTAGAGctctttggtttgtaggaatggaATCCTATTTCTATGGAGAAATTCTTCCTATCCTTCacatttcataggaaaataaacattagcctagactcaatggaaaaaatcCTATGATGTGAATCAAAGGGCATCTCCTTTCATATTCCTAGTCATAGgatttgagatacatgtcatctcatttCCTTGACTTTTCTAttcctacgattttcctaccctatgaaccaaagaaGGCCTAAAAAGGAAAACGTTTGAAGACGGCGGGGGCCGAAGCTTCGGCCGGTCGCCCGCTACCACGCGCTCTTGTTTCGCGAGCCCAATCTCGCCGGTGAGGTCGTCATCCACCGCACGGCCGGCGATTTCCCCACGTGCACGGCCACCTCTTATCTGCAACTCCGGCTATTCTCCCAGCGCACCATCTCCAGCTCCAGCAGTTTCCCCTACTCCGATGGACGAGCCGCATAACTGCAACGGCAAGGCACACCCAAGGCACGAGAAGCTGCGACGACGGGGGTGCACCTGACATGGGGATGGGAGGGAAGGGGACATCACCGGAGCCGCGAGCTACAACCGGCATCACAAATTGCTTCAACTGGCTTCCCATCCAGCTATAACCGGCGTCGTGTTTTGCTACATGCGACCGTGAAGATGCATCCCACAGAAGAGAAAAACTACAACCGGCAAATGAAAAAGCTACAACTCGTTGACCATTTTGCTGCAAGCGGCGAAGGTGAAGCTGCGGACGGCGACCTTGAGCATCGGGGCTGCGACGACGACAGTGGGGTGTGGAAGCTACAACCTCATGCGCCAGAGATGCAACCACCCGCGAAAAAGCTACAACCAATGCCCAATTTTGCTGCATCAGCGACGATGAATTTTTTGGCCGGTGAGGCAAACGACTACTACCGGTGACCAGGGAAGATGCATCCCGCAGAAGAATATGCTACAATTGGCAACAGAAAAGCTACGACTCACGGTCATATATGATGCAAGCGGTGATCCTGAAGCTGTGGCCGGCGACGCTACGAGCAGAAAAGCTGGAACCGTTGTTCGGAAAGCTGGACCCGATGATTTCTTTTGCTACCTCGCCAGAGAAAAAAACCGACGCCCGGGGTCCAAGAAAGGGTGCGGCGACGAGCGGCTGGGTGCTGCGACAagcggcgacggcgagggagaggacgcGGGGGCTTCCGCGTCTCGCCGGAGCACACGCACGCGGTGGCCGGGGCAGGGACATGTCGCGCCGGCGGATCTAAACCAAGAAGCGGGGGGGGAGGATGATGACATGGGAGGAGGGGGATCGAACGGCTCCTGCATGCTGGATCAGAAGGCTGCAGGCCGACCGGCCCTAATTTGGACCGGCGTGCCTGCGCATATCACTGCCCATTTTAAAAATACCCCCGACAAGTGAACAAACACATTGTTTCCTTTTGAGATTACAAACACACAATTGTAGTACACTAGAATTCACGAAAATACCTAAATGACCCTTCCATCTATATTCAATTGACTTCGACAATACTTTTATCTTTATCCGTGTCAGCATTATCTCTCCTCTCTGTCACGTCGGCTCAATCTACGTGAGCCCAAAGCACTCTCTAGCATGAGGATCATGTCCTCAAGTGGTCACACTGTTTCTCTAGGGCCTAATAGAGTGAAGGAGGTATTTATTATCGCAATTCACAAATTGATAAACCAAATGTTTTGCAAAAAAAGCAAGAAAAATGGCATGAACGATCGGATCAAACAACATATCCTCGCGGAAGAAAATAGGCCCGAGCAACCAACCTTAGCTTCGATACATGAGAGATGTCGCAGCCCCTACTCAACATAGCTTTGCTACATCCATGACTGCCGGTTTTTCCTGGAAAAATGTGGGGGTGGGGGGGAGATGCTAACACGAGATGACAATTGATAGGAGTAGAATATGGGTGGAGAGGGTGAGATTCAAAGCTTTCGCACGGCCCATGTGGACACGTAGCAGAAGATGGAATGTTTGTGTTGGGCCATGGAAGGAAGATGACACGGTAGGCTTTTTGGAAGGTGATTTGGGTGCAAGCTGGGAGGAGGTTG
The Aegilops tauschii subsp. strangulata cultivar AL8/78 chromosome 3, Aet v6.0, whole genome shotgun sequence genome window above contains:
- the LOC109763974 gene encoding uncharacterized protein isoform X1, coding for MKDSQDIQSTTELQMSPQGTNEVQSNQLNTMATDAPAGDPGSVAVANNDNRKVSREDIELVQNLIERCLQLYMTKGEVVRTLSTRARIEPGFTTLVWQKLEEENSEFFRAYYIRLKLKRQIVLFNHLLQHQYNLMKYPAPPNVPLAPMQNGMHPLPVNNLPMGYPVLQQPLMPAPGQPHIDPMVCGLSSGHVVNGIPAPGGYHPMRMNSGNDMVVDNGAPEVAHAGAMSSDMAVSPSSAASSHAPFTPSEIPGMAMDTSVLDSAFGSEIGNTGPLQLGADGSSRESIRSLGQLWNFSLSDLTADLTSLGDLEALENYAGTPFLPSDSDLLLDSPDHDDIGNHDDIVEYFADAINGSQSDEEKP
- the LOC109763974 gene encoding uncharacterized protein isoform X3, with the protein product MSPQGTNEVQSNQLNTMATDAPAGDPGSVAVANNDNRKVSREDIELVQNLIERCLQLYMTKGEVVRTLSTRARIEPGFTTLVWQKLEEENSEFFRAYYIRLKLKRQIVLFNHLLQHQYNLMKYPAPPNVPLAPMQNGMHPLPVNNLPMGYPVLQQPLMPAPGQPHIDPMVCGLSSGHVVNGIPAPGGYHPMRMNSGNDMVVDNGAPEVAHAGAMSSDMAVSPSSAASSHAPFTPSEIPGMAMDTSVLDSAFGSEIGNTGPLQLGADGSSRESIRSLGQLWNFSLSDLTADLTSLGDLEALENYAGTPFLPSDSDLLLDSPDHDDIGNHDDIVEYFADAINGSQSDEEKP
- the LOC109763974 gene encoding uncharacterized protein isoform X2, with protein sequence MKDSQDIQSTTELQMSPQGTNEVQSNQLNTMATDAPAGDPGSVAVANNDNRKVSREDIELVQNLIERCLQLYMTKGEVVRTLSTRARIEPGFTTLVWQKLEEENSEFFRAYYIRLKLKRQIVLFNHLLQHQYNLMKYPAPPNVPLAPMQNGMHPLPVNNLPMGYPVLQQPLMPAPGQPHIDPMVCGLSSGHVVNGIPAPGGYHPMRMNSGNDMVVDNGAPEVAHAGAMSSDMAVSPSSAASSHAPFTPSEIPGMAMDTSVLDSAFGSEIGNTGPLQLGADGSSRESIRSLGQLWNFSLSDLTADLTSLGDLEALENYAGTPFLPSDSDLLLDSPDHDDIVEYFADAINGSQSDEEKP
- the LOC109763974 gene encoding uncharacterized protein isoform X4 produces the protein MSPQGTNEVQSNQLNTMATDAPAGDPGSVAVANNDNRKVSREDIELVQNLIERCLQLYMTKGEVVRTLSTRARIEPGFTTLVWQKLEEENSEFFRAYYIRLKLKRQIVLFNHLLQHQYNLMKYPAPPNVPLAPMQNGMHPLPVNNLPMGYPVLQQPLMPAPGQPHIDPMVCGLSSGHVVNGIPAPGGYHPMRMNSGNDMVVDNGAPEVAHAGAMSSDMAVSPSSAASSHAPFTPSEIPGMAMDTSVLDSAFGSEIGNTGPLQLGADGSSRESIRSLGQLWNFSLSDLTADLTSLGDLEALENYAGTPFLPSDSDLLLDSPDHDDIVEYFADAINGSQSDEEKP